One uncultured Caproiciproducens sp. DNA segment encodes these proteins:
- a CDS encoding complex I subunit 1 family protein, producing the protein MQTVLKILLFLIFAPIVGGFLSGFDRKISARLQGRQGPPLIQPFYDLFKLFSKQSVVVNGVQDFLVGGFFVFVLFTGCIFFAGGDLLLVFFALTLAEVFLIMSACSANSPYSAMGAQRELMQMMAYEPMMLLAAIGFYIATGSFNVIDIVRSGTSAISVLPGMFFGFLYILAIKLRKSPFDISTSHHAHQEMVKGLTTELSGNVLALVELASWYEDVLLLGFVGLFIINLKWWSIIAAVLVCVLSYFLEIFVDNIFPRVKWEKMLSTTWLVTLIAGGINLLILTLIQ; encoded by the coding sequence ATGCAGACAGTACTGAAAATTTTACTATTTCTGATATTCGCGCCGATTGTCGGCGGTTTTCTTTCCGGATTTGACCGTAAAATCAGCGCGCGGCTGCAGGGCCGTCAAGGGCCGCCGCTTATTCAGCCCTTTTATGATCTATTTAAGCTTTTCTCCAAACAGTCGGTCGTCGTAAACGGCGTACAGGATTTTTTAGTCGGCGGATTTTTTGTTTTCGTTCTATTCACCGGATGCATCTTTTTTGCGGGCGGTGATCTTCTTCTTGTATTTTTTGCGCTTACGCTGGCAGAAGTCTTTTTAATCATGTCTGCATGTTCCGCCAATTCCCCATACAGCGCCATGGGTGCGCAGCGTGAATTGATGCAGATGATGGCTTACGAGCCGATGATGCTTTTGGCGGCGATCGGATTCTACATTGCGACCGGCAGCTTCAATGTTATTGATATTGTACGCAGCGGCACTTCCGCAATTTCCGTTCTTCCCGGAATGTTTTTCGGATTTCTCTACATATTAGCCATTAAACTGCGCAAGTCGCCCTTTGACATCAGCACCTCTCACCACGCCCATCAGGAAATGGTAAAAGGCCTTACAACGGAACTTTCCGGAAATGTTTTGGCGCTGGTGGAACTGGCCAGCTGGTATGAAGATGTGCTGCTGCTCGGTTTTGTGGGACTGTTCATTATCAACCTCAAGTGGTGGAGCATTATCGCGGCAGTGCTTGTATGCGTTTTGTCCTACTTCCTTGAAATTTTTGTCGATAATATTTTCCCCCGTGTAAAATGGGAAAAAATGCTCAGTACAACCTGGCTGGTCACACTGATCGCCGGCGGCATTAACCTGCTGATACTGACGCTCATTCAATAA
- a CDS encoding family 1 encapsulin nanocompartment shell protein, with product MSYLSRENSPIAPSLWEKIDSEVVGAARSALTGRRFLHVYGPLGIGAESIQIDDSDLVDEVAADGLITTKGRKYVEIPTVYDDFTLLAKDLENAGKTGYPADLSKAAYSAETCARKEDNLLFFGSKANGYEGLLTAAGIHKIEKTDWSVGENAFSNIVSGLEWFTANGIYGSYALAVSPNLYMELQRIQPGTGLLEIERISKLLKGNVFATPVLGTGKAVFVCSEPRYMDLVIGQDLAAAYLEQKDLNHRFRVLETVLLRIKQKTAVVSFE from the coding sequence ATGAGTTACTTATCAAGAGAAAATTCACCGATAGCACCAAGTTTATGGGAAAAGATTGATTCTGAAGTCGTTGGAGCTGCGCGCAGTGCCTTGACGGGAAGAAGGTTTTTACATGTTTACGGCCCGCTGGGAATTGGTGCGGAAAGCATCCAGATTGACGATTCCGATTTGGTTGATGAAGTTGCCGCAGACGGCTTGATTACCACCAAAGGCAGAAAATACGTTGAAATTCCGACTGTATATGATGATTTTACCCTTTTAGCGAAGGATTTGGAAAACGCCGGCAAAACCGGGTATCCGGCAGATCTTTCAAAGGCGGCTTATTCCGCCGAAACCTGCGCGAGAAAAGAGGATAACCTCCTCTTTTTCGGCAGCAAGGCCAATGGCTATGAAGGCTTGCTGACGGCGGCAGGAATTCATAAAATTGAAAAAACAGATTGGTCTGTCGGCGAAAATGCATTTTCCAACATTGTTTCCGGTCTGGAATGGTTCACTGCCAACGGTATTTACGGGTCTTATGCACTTGCCGTCAGTCCGAATCTTTACATGGAGCTGCAGCGGATTCAGCCCGGAACCGGCTTGTTGGAAATTGAGCGGATCAGCAAGCTGCTGAAAGGAAATGTTTTCGCCACCCCGGTTTTAGGTACGGGAAAAGCAGTTTTCGTCTGCTCTGAACCAAGATATATGGATTTGGTAATTGGGCAGGATTTGGCAGCCGCTTATTTGGAACAAAAAGATCTGAACCATCGTTTCCGTGTTCTGGAAACAGTGCTGCTCCGTATCAAACAAAAAACTGCTGTAGTATCCTTTGAATAA
- a CDS encoding demethoxyubiquinone hydroxylase family protein has translation MPAFANPFQGNVERKMTKEELVQAIRLDIAGELEAIYLYDAHVQATDDVMAKEVIGDIRDEEKAHVGELMTLLRTLDPNEAEWFASGEAEVKEMLDGLGLSVPPAEQAAGAVEKATVGGLLNQ, from the coding sequence ATGCCAGCTTTTGCAAACCCTTTTCAGGGTAATGTTGAACGAAAAATGACAAAAGAGGAACTGGTTCAGGCAATCCGGCTTGATATTGCAGGCGAACTGGAAGCGATTTACCTTTATGATGCACATGTACAGGCTACGGATGATGTGATGGCAAAAGAGGTGATTGGCGATATACGCGATGAAGAAAAAGCGCATGTCGGAGAGTTAATGACCCTGCTTCGAACACTTGATCCGAACGAAGCCGAATGGTTTGCTTCCGGAGAAGCTGAGGTAAAGGAAATGCTCGACGGATTGGGGCTGTCAGTCCCCCCCGCTGAACAGGCAGCCGGTGCGGTCGAAAAAGCGACCGTGGGCGGGCTGCTGAATCAATAA
- a CDS encoding desulfoferrodoxin, producing MSNVVFYRCELCGNMVALIKKGGGTLTCCGQEMTKLEANSTDAAQEKHVPVITREDGKIKVSVGSVLHPMLPEHHIEWIALATDDKVEITYLKPGMEPKAEFNEVSSGTVYEYCNLHGLWKAEF from the coding sequence ATGTCAAATGTTGTTTTTTATCGCTGTGAATTATGTGGAAATATGGTGGCCCTTATAAAAAAAGGCGGCGGAACACTCACCTGCTGCGGCCAGGAAATGACTAAACTGGAAGCGAACTCTACAGATGCCGCACAGGAAAAGCATGTTCCGGTCATCACCAGGGAAGATGGCAAAATAAAGGTATCCGTCGGTTCGGTACTGCACCCGATGCTTCCCGAACACCACATTGAGTGGATTGCTCTTGCTACCGACGATAAAGTTGAAATCACCTATTTGAAACCGGGCATGGAACCAAAAGCGGAATTTAACGAAGTTTCATCCGGCACAGTTTACGAATACTGCAATCTACACGGTTTGTGGAAAGCGGAATTCTAA
- a CDS encoding proton-conducting transporter membrane subunit gives MIVTLIIFPFAAALILSMLKPGKLRDCFVYACSILIVTVVLSLSVSVLYSGKNQSYLLDTYVLDKIILLAEFGLMGLVFYYAFRYKKYYVALLSAAQTISIAWMELSGRAVEGKDHIAVDNLTIIMCMVIGVVGCLICVYAVGYMKEYRKHHPEYKDRSSFFFAMLFVFLGAMFGLVFSSNLTWIYFFWEITSICSFLLIGYNQTEEAIRNSFRALWMNLLGGLGFAAAIIYSAVVLNIANIQDLVILGTGKQLAIIPVILLAFAALTKSAQMPFSGWLLGAMVAPTPTSALLHSATMVKAGVYLLIRLSPALNGNLAGIMVTTIGGFTFFAASLLAISQSDGKKVLAYSTISNLGLITACAGVGLHEAVWAGILLLVFHAVSKSLMFLAVGAVENSTGSRNIEDMHGLIVKLPKLAFVMIVGISGMFLAPFGMLISKWAALKAFVDSKSIWLVIFLIFGSASTLFYWGKWLGKLVAVIHRSERLRDTLKKSEWFSIYTLTSLVISLCIFFPLLSTYLVQPFLVGMFHGTLLAVISSSDLKIMLLMLCTILILPVMVRLLTFGKKNKIVISYMGGANSGDDRHFTDSFGQEKPMYLANWYMEDLFGEKKILKPSLILASADLIVLMIVAIGGVI, from the coding sequence ATGATTGTCACACTAATTATTTTTCCGTTTGCTGCAGCTCTGATTCTATCCATGCTTAAACCCGGAAAACTCCGAGACTGCTTTGTGTATGCATGTTCTATTTTAATTGTCACAGTGGTTTTGTCCCTGTCTGTAAGCGTTTTGTACAGCGGGAAAAACCAATCGTATCTGTTAGATACTTATGTACTCGACAAAATCATCCTTCTGGCCGAATTTGGGTTGATGGGTCTTGTGTTTTATTATGCCTTCCGGTATAAAAAATACTATGTTGCCCTGCTTTCGGCGGCACAGACCATCTCTATCGCCTGGATGGAGCTTTCCGGCCGGGCAGTGGAAGGAAAGGATCACATTGCCGTTGATAATCTGACGATTATCATGTGCATGGTGATCGGCGTGGTAGGGTGCCTGATCTGCGTATACGCAGTCGGATACATGAAAGAGTACCGAAAACATCACCCTGAGTATAAAGACCGGTCGTCCTTTTTCTTCGCTATGCTTTTTGTGTTTTTAGGCGCCATGTTCGGATTGGTTTTCTCCAGCAATCTCACCTGGATTTATTTCTTCTGGGAGATCACCAGCATCTGTTCCTTCCTTCTGATCGGTTATAATCAGACAGAGGAAGCGATTCGAAATTCTTTCCGGGCGCTCTGGATGAACCTTTTGGGCGGCCTTGGTTTCGCAGCCGCGATTATTTACAGTGCGGTCGTATTGAATATTGCCAACATTCAGGATTTGGTAATTCTGGGTACGGGAAAACAACTTGCGATTATTCCGGTGATTCTGCTTGCTTTCGCGGCGCTGACCAAAAGCGCGCAGATGCCTTTCTCCGGTTGGCTTCTGGGGGCGATGGTTGCGCCTACGCCTACTTCCGCGCTCCTTCATTCAGCAACCATGGTAAAGGCCGGCGTTTATTTATTAATCCGCCTTTCCCCTGCTCTCAATGGGAATTTAGCGGGGATTATGGTTACGACAATCGGGGGTTTCACATTTTTTGCAGCCTCGCTGCTTGCCATCTCGCAAAGCGACGGCAAGAAAGTTCTTGCTTACTCTACGATTTCCAACCTTGGCCTGATTACCGCGTGCGCGGGAGTCGGCCTGCATGAAGCGGTTTGGGCGGGCATTCTGCTGCTGGTTTTCCACGCGGTTTCAAAATCGCTCATGTTCCTTGCGGTGGGCGCGGTGGAAAACAGTACGGGCAGCCGCAATATTGAAGACATGCATGGTCTGATCGTCAAGCTGCCCAAGCTTGCCTTTGTCATGATTGTGGGAATCTCAGGCATGTTTTTGGCACCCTTCGGCATGCTGATTTCAAAATGGGCGGCGCTTAAGGCATTTGTCGATTCCAAAAGTATCTGGTTGGTGATCTTCTTGATATTCGGCAGTGCCAGCACCCTGTTTTACTGGGGCAAGTGGCTTGGAAAACTGGTCGCCGTTATTCATCGCTCCGAGCGTTTGCGTGACACCTTAAAAAAGAGCGAATGGTTTTCCATCTACACACTGACGTCTCTGGTCATTTCCCTTTGTATATTTTTTCCGCTGCTGTCCACTTATCTGGTTCAGCCCTTCCTTGTCGGGATGTTCCATGGAACCCTCTTGGCGGTCATCAGCAGCAGCGACCTCAAGATTATGTTATTAATGCTCTGCACGATTCTGATTCTGCCCGTCATGGTGCGTCTGCTTACATTCGGCAAGAAGAACAAGATTGTTATCTCTTATATGGGCGGCGCCAATTCCGGTGACGACCGCCATTTTACAGACTCCTTCGGTCAGGAAAAACCGATGTACCTTGCAAACTGGTACATGGAAGATCTTTTCGGAGAAAAAAAGATCTTAAAGCCGTCCCTGATTCTCGCTTCGGCAGACTTGATTGTGTTGATGATTGTTGCAATTGGGGGTGTCATTTAA
- the nuoB gene encoding NADH-quinone oxidoreductase subunit NuoB, giving the protein MMKISKSPWLLHYDGSSCNGCDIEVLACLTPVYDVERFGVMNTGNPKHADIFLITGGINSQNEMVVKQIYSQMPENKVVVAVGICACDGGIFKDCYNILGGVDKVIPVDIYVPGCAARPEAIIDGVIKAVALLDKKRERKNNSAAVLHKEA; this is encoded by the coding sequence ATGATGAAAATATCGAAATCGCCCTGGCTTCTGCATTACGACGGTTCCAGCTGTAACGGCTGCGACATTGAAGTACTGGCCTGTCTGACCCCCGTTTATGACGTGGAGCGCTTTGGCGTTATGAATACCGGCAATCCAAAACATGCTGATATTTTTTTAATTACCGGCGGTATTAACAGCCAGAATGAAATGGTGGTAAAACAGATCTATTCCCAGATGCCTGAAAACAAGGTCGTTGTCGCAGTCGGCATCTGCGCCTGCGACGGCGGCATCTTCAAGGACTGTTACAACATTCTGGGGGGTGTGGACAAGGTAATCCCCGTGGATATCTATGTTCCGGGCTGTGCAGCCAGACCGGAGGCAATTATAGACGGCGTGATCAAAGCGGTCGCGCTTCTGGATAAAAAACGCGAACGGAAAAATAACAGCGCTGCTGTTTTGCACAAGGAGGCTTAA
- a CDS encoding DUF4080 domain-containing protein, whose translation MKKTLTAVICVLNSKYIHSSLAPWCLSAGVDTYCGQGISAEVIEGTINEKTEDVAQRIIVQHPQVIGFCCYIWNIDAVKQLVRLVKNQLPDTIIVFGGPEVSYCAEKLLRAEPLVQYVISGEGEKPFALLLNAIHCRETVQNIPGVCYRSNGQVITVPPYTPEEDPPSPYTQKYFDTLKGRIVYLETSRGCPYSCSFCLSGRCGGARFFDLDRAKKDLLLVANSGTQTVKLVDRTFNANRNRAIELYRFIIQKYGNAIPSGVCFHFEIAGDILDEETLGILAEAPVGAMQLEIGLQSFNPKTLAAINRKTDVARLKNNIQRVVANANMHIHIDLIAGLPYEDFSSFAESFNIAYSLRPDMLQLGFLKLLYGAPMRESPQEFPCQYDEQPPYEVTETPWLSHEELCRLHHTEDALERLSNSSRFRRTLEYLLKQGHFTPFELFFRFGEFAAEKGTDRIPLDDYTALVFEFFSGQSGIDPNVLRDMMVCDRLSTNSSGKLPSVLRIRDPALIKAIHELEDINSNRPGEGVKRGYALLYSEHCLAYADYKNRNPITREYPLFKFRTDLSEAKSFI comes from the coding sequence ATGAAAAAAACATTAACCGCAGTCATCTGCGTATTAAATTCAAAATATATTCATTCCTCGCTTGCGCCATGGTGCCTGTCGGCGGGAGTGGACACTTATTGCGGGCAGGGAATTTCCGCTGAAGTCATTGAAGGTACCATCAATGAGAAAACAGAAGATGTTGCACAGCGCATCATTGTGCAACATCCGCAGGTAATCGGATTTTGCTGTTATATTTGGAATATTGACGCTGTAAAACAGCTGGTGCGGCTTGTGAAAAACCAACTGCCTGACACCATCATCGTTTTTGGAGGGCCGGAGGTGAGCTACTGCGCGGAAAAACTGCTGCGCGCGGAACCATTGGTGCAGTATGTAATTTCCGGTGAAGGGGAAAAACCTTTCGCCCTTCTCCTGAATGCAATTCACTGCAGAGAAACGGTGCAAAATATCCCCGGCGTATGCTACCGCAGCAACGGGCAAGTGATAACCGTTCCCCCCTATACTCCGGAAGAAGATCCACCCTCCCCTTATACGCAAAAATATTTTGACACTTTAAAAGGTCGCATCGTTTACCTTGAAACAAGCCGTGGCTGCCCATATTCCTGTTCATTCTGCCTTTCCGGTCGGTGCGGCGGCGCACGCTTTTTTGATTTGGACAGGGCAAAAAAGGATTTGCTGCTGGTTGCGAACAGCGGCACACAGACTGTAAAGCTGGTAGACCGTACTTTTAACGCCAACCGCAACCGGGCCATCGAACTGTACCGTTTCATTATTCAAAAATATGGCAATGCAATTCCAAGCGGAGTATGTTTTCATTTTGAAATTGCGGGCGATATTCTTGACGAAGAAACGCTGGGCATCCTTGCAGAAGCGCCGGTCGGCGCAATGCAGCTTGAAATCGGACTGCAAAGCTTCAATCCGAAAACACTTGCCGCCATTAATCGAAAAACCGATGTGGCACGACTGAAAAACAATATTCAACGCGTCGTTGCCAACGCGAATATGCATATTCATATCGATTTAATCGCCGGTCTCCCCTATGAAGATTTCAGCAGTTTCGCCGAGAGTTTTAATATCGCTTATTCCCTCAGGCCCGACATGCTTCAGCTTGGCTTTTTAAAGCTGCTGTACGGCGCGCCCATGCGGGAGAGTCCCCAGGAATTCCCGTGCCAATATGACGAACAGCCGCCATATGAGGTAACAGAGACCCCTTGGCTGTCCCATGAAGAGCTTTGCCGGCTGCATCATACAGAGGATGCTTTGGAGCGTCTTTCCAACAGCAGTCGTTTCCGGCGCACGCTTGAATACCTGCTGAAGCAGGGGCATTTCACGCCGTTTGAACTCTTCTTCCGATTTGGCGAATTCGCCGCTGAAAAAGGGACGGACCGAATTCCGCTGGATGATTATACTGCTCTTGTATTTGAATTTTTCAGCGGGCAAAGCGGTATTGATCCTAATGTTTTGCGCGATATGATGGTCTGTGACCGCCTGTCTACCAATTCATCCGGCAAGCTGCCCTCCGTTTTGCGCATCCGCGATCCTGCGCTGATCAAAGCAATTCACGAACTGGAAGACATTAATTCAAACCGGCCCGGCGAGGGAGTCAAACGGGGCTATGCCCTGCTGTATTCCGAGCATTGTCTGGCCTACGCCGATTACAAGAACCGGAATCCTATTACCAGGGAATATCCGTTGTTCAAATTCCGGACAGACCTTTCTGAGGCCAAAAGTTTTATTTAA
- a CDS encoding NADH-quinone oxidoreductase subunit C: MPENIIIPISSGSLLEEVLKMKGSNCRLVQICATRTKEGYELTYSFGKEFDLYGLRFNLGEDTEIPSISHIYPASFLYENEIHDLFGVPIKMISIDYQGTLYRTEKKTPFK; encoded by the coding sequence ATGCCGGAAAATATCATCATCCCCATTTCCTCTGGCTCTTTGCTGGAAGAAGTTTTAAAAATGAAAGGCAGCAACTGCCGTTTGGTTCAAATTTGCGCCACAAGGACAAAAGAGGGCTACGAGCTCACCTATTCTTTTGGCAAGGAATTCGATTTATACGGTCTGCGCTTCAACCTTGGCGAGGACACCGAAATACCCAGCATCAGCCACATTTATCCGGCATCCTTTCTGTACGAAAATGAAATACACGACCTTTTCGGTGTGCCGATAAAAATGATTTCCATTGATTATCAGGGTACCCTTTACCGGACGGAAAAGAAAACGCCTTTTAAATAA